Proteins from a genomic interval of Coriobacteriia bacterium:
- a CDS encoding transcriptional regulator: MEIRPIHTENDYKSVMLEVSGYFENEPEPGTLEGDRFEILLALVEAYEAKHFPVDLPDPVEAIKFRMEQSGLTPKDLVPMIGRLNRVYEILNRKRSLTLPMIWKLHNQLGIPAESLIRPTIS; this comes from the coding sequence ATGGAAATCCGTCCTATCCATACAGAAAATGACTATAAATCTGTCATGCTTGAAGTTTCCGGCTATTTTGAAAATGAACCTGAACCAGGCACGCTGGAAGGTGATCGATTTGAAATATTGTTAGCCTTGGTAGAGGCTTATGAAGCTAAACATTTTCCCGTTGATTTACCTGATCCCGTTGAAGCTATCAAATTTCGAATGGAGCAATCAGGGCTTACTCCAAAAGATTTAGTGCCTATGATTGGTAGATTAAATAGAGTTTATGAAATCCTGAATCGTAAGCGCTCACTGACCTTGCCTATGATCTGGAAGCTACATAATCAATTAGGTATTCCAGCAGAAAGCCTTATTCGACCCACAATTAGTTGA